Sequence from the uncultured Draconibacterium sp. genome:
ATTTCCGGATAATTTGTAGTGACATACTCGATGGTTTGTTTGTATGGGCCGTATGAAAAACTGAAAATGGAAGCTGATATTCGCATATTCAACATGAAAATTGCTATTAGTAATAGGATTTTTACCCATGTTGCTTTAATTCGAATTAAAAGTATTGTTGGCGCCACAACCAACATCGAAACGATTGCCATTACATACCGTGTGGATAATATGGGCTGAGAAAACAGGGAAATTAGCGTGACAAGAAATAAAGTTCCGAAAAATATGGATAACGACAGCCATAAAGCCAAGCGGTAATCGATTAACGATTTTGAAAAACTGATGAAGATCGTAATAACAATAAGGGCATACATTAAAATTGTTAATACATAGGCATATGTAGTTGTCCAGAATTGTTCGGTAAACGGAATTGTAATACACGAAAAAATACCGGCGAGGCTAACTTCGGGAGCCCAAAAAGCATGTTGCACTTTGTTTATTTGAACAAAAAACATAAATAGCCAGGGGAGAAATAATGCAACTGCCAGCAGTGATGAAATTAAATGCTGTCGCCATTTCTTATTTTTAGTAAAGAAAAGGTACAGGAAAACAAATAAATTAGCTGAAAAAGCGGCAGCCAGACTATAGTAGTGTACATACATGGCTAATACCGTGAAAAGAAATAGGAAGAACAGATCGCGACGTTTCCCCGTATTTAGATATAAGCAGGAATACATAAACACTCCTGTTACAGTGAATGTAGCCCAGGTATACATTCGGGCCTGGTGAGAGTAGGTTGATAACATCGGGATCGAAATCAACAGTAGACAAAAATACAGTGCTCCTTGTTTGCCAAAAATACGTTGACCGGTAAAATAGCCCAATAGTAGCGTAGACAATATTCCCAGCACTGAAAACAGTCGTAATGTTATAACGTTTGTTCCAAACACAGAAGTAAAAAGTCTTAATCCCAGGTAATACAACGGAGGATGTAAATCATTTCTAAATTTGGCATAGAAGTCGGATAATGAGCCGTTCAACATTGATTTGGTATAAATCTCGTCGCTCCATAAATCGCTAAAACCAAGTTTAAAAATGTAGAAAAATGTGGCAAAAATAAAAACCAGCAAGAAGAGCAGTAACTGATATTTTCCGGGCTTTTTCAGAAATTTATTCATTTTGTTAGTTGAAAAACTGAAACGATTCTTAGTCCTTTCAATTGGTTTATGATAGTGTTTTTTAGCTCTTCAACGTAGTGCCGGTGCACTGTGCATATTGAAAAGAATATGCATTAAAGTTTGTTTGCAACAGTATTATTTTGGCTCCCTCAATATCTTTTCCATTTTCCTTCCTTTTGCCAGTTCGTCTACCAGCTTATCGAGGTATCTTACCTGTTTTGTCAGTATATTATCAATTTCCTCAATTCGGTATCCACAAATCACACCTTTAATTAATTCGGCATTTGGATTTAAATTTGCCCGCTCAAAGAAGGTTTGGAATGTCACCTTCTCATCGATCATTTTCTGCAAAGTTGCTTCATTGAAACCGGTTAGCCACTCTATTACCTGGTGTAGCTCTTCTTTCGTTCTTCCTTTTTTCTCCACTTTTGTAACATAGTGCGGATATACAGCAGCAAAGGTCATTTCTGCTATTTTCTTGTTATGTTCCGGTGTTGTTTTCATCTACGTAAAACCTTTTAGTTTCTGATGTTTATTTGCAGAAGGGAAATTGCTTCCCCTGGAATTTTCAGAACGATTCGAATAATAGTTCTACCCCAAAGCAACATCCAGCAGCATCATGGTGGCAAAACCCAACATGGCTCCAATGGTCGATAAATCGGTTTCGTTACCTCGCTGCGATTCCGGAATCAGCTCTTCAACCACCACAAAAATCATAGCACCGGCTGCAAACGACAGCGCATAAGGCAGCAGTGGCTCGATGGTTAATACCAGGTAAGCCCCCAGTACTCCGGCCATTGGCTCAACAATGCCCGAAAGTTGTCCATAGTTAAAAGCCTTCCATCGTGAGAGTCCCTCGCGGCGCAGCGGAATAGAAACTGCCGCTCCCTCGGGGAAGTTTTGCAGCCCGATTCCCATGGCTAAAGCAACGGCTCCGGTAAGAATCCCCATGTCGGGATTATTAGCCAGCGCGCCAAATGCAACACCCACAGCCAGTCCTTCCGGGATATTGTGCAATGTTATGGCCAGCACCAAAAGAATACTTCGTTGCCAGGTTGTTGGAATCCCTTCCGCTTTATCGATTGACAAGCCCATGTGGAGGTGAGGCAGAATTTTATCGATTAACAACAGAAAAGCACCTCCCGCCAAAAATCCTATTACGGCAGGCTTCCATGGCACGTCGCCTTGTGCTTCAGCCATTTCGATGGCCGGTTTCAAAAGCGACCAAAAGCTGGCTGCAATCATTACGCCGGCAGCAAAACCGAGCATCGAATTTAAAATCTTTTTATTTATCGACTTAAAGAAGAAGACCATGGAGGCTCCGGCTGCGGTTATAAACCATGTAAAAAGCGTAGCACCCAGTGCCAGTAATATGGGATTATATTCTAATAGTTTCTCCATTATTCTAATTTTTGTATCTAAACGAATAGGGTAAAACAAAGCTAACAAAATTATTGTTCAGCATTTTAAAGGTGCTTGCAATAATCAATAGATTTGGTTTTTTTTATGGCTCGGATGTTGCCGCATGTCTTTTGTTTTGTTGATGGAATAAAACAAAATTCCAAGCGGCCAGAATTAACAGGCAGCCTGCAATAAAGAAACCTGCCAGATGGAAATCCGGGGAAGTTAAACGCAGTGTCATCAGCAGACTTCCAAACGAAATAATTCCTGCCATAACAGCATAGGCTTTGTTGTTGTAATACCATGAATACGGGAAAAAGTGTGCCCCGGTAATTATGGCGTAGGTCATCAGGAAATAATCAGGATTTTTTAGCAAAACAAATATCAGAAACGGGAAATAGAATAGTTGTGCAAAATTTAACCACAGGCCAAGCGGTTGCAAAGGGTTGTCCGGAATTTTCCAGCTTGTTTTTAGCAGTTTCGAAAAGCCCAATGCAAGTGGCAAAAGCAAACTCCCAACTATAAACGTAAAAACGCTTCGGTCGTACGCCGAAAAGGGGAGCATCCAAATTACGGCAATCATGATCCATATAATTGTTGCTGCAAGAATAAAGTCGATTCCGTTTTTTGCTTTTGCGCCTACGTCGGCTCGTAGCGCGTCGATTTGTGTTTTTGTTATCATGTTGTTTTGTTTATGAAATTAGTAGTAAAAATTGCATGCGAATTGCATGACCATCGCTTCTCAATGAGGTCATTAGTATGATATTGAGGTGGTTGGGTTATTGTGTCAGCAAGTCTTCGCGTAATCTTTTGATTTCGTTTAGTGCTTTCATTTCGCGCCGAATTGCAGAGCGAATGAAATAGCTGAAAATTACCGCAGCCAGGATATATGAAAGGTCGATAAGGATAAGTACCCACATGGGGAACCAGTGACTGAACTCGGGAGTGAGCATGTAAAAACCAATGGTGTAAAGCACTATAATGGCAATGGTTATCGTGCCGTGGATCTTCTTTCGGAAGTTGTAAAAGCTTAGAATTGAGGTGTTGCTTTTTAATGCGGCTTCGCTTAAATCAATACGTTTTGCATAAAAAATACTGGCCAGTTCTATCCCAATCCGGAGTACAATACTTCCGCACATTATTAGGGCTCCAAATCTGCTTAGTGTGAATTGAAATTTGGCCACAAACACGAAGTAGGCCAGCAATGCAAGAACGACCACCACCAAAACGGTAATATTTGCCAGTTGTGTTCTTGTGGTACTTCGCTTTTTCTGTTCGGCCAGTTTTATAATGGCTGATGAATCGGGACTATCATTTGCCGAAGTTTTATCCTGCTTCCACAGTTGTTTTATGTCGTTAAATTCAGTTTGCATTGTTCAAATCGTTTTTCAGGTTCTTTTTAATTCTGTGAATTCGCACACGTAAATTTCCGGAGCTTAGGCCCATTACCTGTGCAATCTCGTCATAGTCGGTCTCGTTTAATACCATCATGATGATTAGCCTGTCGATTTCTGCTAAACGCCCAATTGCTGCATACAGCTTTGCGATTTCCGTTTCAAGTGGCTGCGAATCGTCGGTGTGTTTTTGCTCAATCGTTTCAATCGGAATATCTGCCTGGTCTTTTTTGTTCCGCAGATAATTCAGGCAAGAGTTTACCGTAATTCGATAGATCCATGTTTTGTGCGAAGAAATACCTTTAAAGTTAGGGAGGGCATTCCATACGTTTATAAATACTTCCTGCGCCAGATCTTTTGCCGGTTCTTTGTGCCCTTTCATATATCCGCGGCACATTTGCAGCACCATCGGGTGGTATTGTTGATATAGCTCTTCAAATTGTATTTTGTGCGCTCTGCTACTCATTCCGTTCAGGTAATTTCCCCTTTGAACCTAAAAAGTTGAATTTGTTACAATGTTTGCAAAAAAAAAGGAAAAAAATTATGTTTTGTTTTTTGTGTTTGTTTAAAACGAGGTCTAATGTGTTTATTCAGTGCTCTTTAAACGTTTCCTGTCGATCTTGCCATTTGCAGTGCGTGGAAGTTTTTCGATAAAGCGGATTTCTTTTGGCCGCTCGTATTTTGAAAGTAATTTGGTGCAATGAGTTGCAATGGTGGTTTTAACTTCATCATCAGCCTTTCCTTCAATTAGCAGAATTATTTTCTCGCCAAGATGTTCGTCGGGGACTGAACCGATGGCATAGGGTAGTGGCATTTCTTTTACCAATTTCTCTTCAATTTGTTCGGGCAGAAATTTGATACCCCCGGAAATGATGACATTGTCGATACGTCCCAGAACTTCAAATTGATTGCGATCTTTTATTTCGCCCAGATCATTGGTTTGAATGGCTCCGTTTTCAAGTCCCGGCATCAGAATGCGAATGCAATCGCGTTCATCCAGTTCAACGGAAATGTCATCCAGACATTGGTAGCTCCCGGTTTTGTCGTAGCCATTTAATTTGCGCAGTGCAATGTGAGTTGCTGTTTCGGTCATGGCGTAACTCGAGTAACATAGTGTTGAAATTTGTTGAAGTTGCTCTTCCAAAGGTTTCGGAATTGCAGAGCCGCCGATCAACAGGTTTTTAATGTTTTGCTGAGGCAGTGCCAGGTATTTTGTTACCTGGTTAATAACCATCGCAGCAAATCTTATGGGCTTATCATCTGGAAAGTTTGTAAAATCGGATGCCGGATCAACAAGTTGTAAATCAAGTTTCCCAATAAGTGCCCGAACGGTCATCAATTTTCCGGCAATGTAACGGCTATGCAGACAATGCAATACGCGGTCGCCTTTCTGTAAATCAAAAAAGTTAATGGTGCGCAGTGCACTTGCTGCCACAAAATCCTTTTTGAGTGTAATCGTTTTTGGCGTTCCGGTGCTCCCCGAAGTCTGCACTTCTATATAATCATTTGTATTGTACCATTCTTCCAAAAATTCCAACCAGCTTTGTTCCCACTCGCTATTAGGTTTTTGTTGAAGCAACTCTTTTATATTTTCCGATTGCCCTTTTATCGTAATATGTGCAGGAAAAAGCTCCATTACATTTCGAATGATTTTGTGGTATTAAACCACAGTTGCTCACCACGAATTTCAAGTGGTGAATCAATGTTATTGGTAAAAAGCTGACCGGTCCCCAGTCCCTGGTGCATTTTGCTGTCTTTTGTAAAAGCCCACTGTGCAATGGCATTTAGCCCAATATTCGACTCGAGGTAAGAAGTAACCCACCAACCGATAGAACGTTCGTCGGCTAGTTCTATCCACTCATCACAACCGGAGATGCCGCCATGCAAACTAGGTTTTAACACCAGGTATTGTGGTTGTATCGTATCCAGCAGTTTTATCTTTTTCTCGCGTTTGTTGATGCCGATCAGCTCTTCATCTAAAGCAATGGGCAGGGGCGTGGTTTTACACAGTTCAGCCATTTCGTTCCATTTCCCTGCACTTATCGGTTGTTCAATGGAATGGAGTTGTAATTCGGCAAGTCGTTTTAGTTTGTCCGGAGCAGCATCAATATTGAAAGCACCGTTTGCATCTACTCTTAGAATAATTTCATCGCTGGGGATACGCTCGCGTACAGCTTTAAGTAGCTTCAGTTCCTGCTCAAAATCTTTCGCTCCGATCTTTAGTTTTATACATCGAAAACCGGCTGCCAGTTTATCTTCTATCTGGTCTTGCATGTTTTCGATTTCATTCATCCAAATCAGTCCGTTTATAGGAATACCTGCTTCTCCACTTGTGAATGCTGATGGAAATGGTTCTCTTTTTCCGCCGTTTTTCAAATCCAGCAGTGCAGATTCCATTGCAAATTTCAGAGATGGAAGATCATGCAATAAACCAATATTATTGATGAAAGGCTCAGGATTGTTACATATGTTTTCCAACTGTTCTTCAACTTGTTCAGGCGTTTCAAAGCTCAATCCCGGTAGAGGCGCACATTCCCCAAGCCCGGTTACACCTTTCTCTTCCAAAAACAGATACCAAACCGTGCGTGTTTTTAACACCCCGCGCGATGTGCCGGCAGGTTGCTTAAAATGCAACTCATATTTTTGGTAACGTGCTTTTATCATGATAATATCAATCCAAGCGAGAACAGTAAAGTTAATGCCAGAGTTTGTAATGCCAGCCGTTTTAAAAAGGGATCAAGCTGACGACTGTCTTTTATGTGGAATATTTTTACAAGGTCGATAATAGAAACCGGCAATACCAACAGAAATAACCATTGCCACGCCGTTTTTTGTTGCTGAACTGTAAAAATGATCAGTGCAATCCACGCCAATAAAATTAATGAAGTATGATAGATTCTGCTTTTAATTGGCCCCAGTTTTACAGCAATGGTAATTTTTCCCGACTGTTTATCGTTTTTAATGTCGCGGGTATTGTTCAGGTTCAACACGCCGGTGCTGAATAAACCCATACTAATGGCCGGCAGCCAAACAGCGGTTTCAATAGTATTGTTGTGCAGGTAAAAAACACCTATCACCGGTAGTAACCCGAAAAACAAAAACACAAACAAATCACCCAGACCAATATAACCGTACGATCGTTTTCCGGCGGTATAGAAATAAGCGGCTAAAAGTGCCAGAATTCCCAGCCCGATATATACAAAAAATGCAGTGGGACTATGGTGCCAGGTTCCTAAAAAGACCAAAATAAAACCCAAAAGAAAGCTTAATCCGGCAACAATAAACATCCCGGATTTCATTTCTTTGATGGTGATCTCTCCGCCCTGCATCGTTCGTGTTGGTCCCAAACGCTGATGATTGTCGGTTCCTTTTTGGAAATCACCGTAATCGTTGGCAAAGTTCGAGAACACTTGTATCAGCGTAGCGGTGAGCATTGCAAGAATAAAAATAAGCCAGTTAAACCCATGCCAGAATGCCGCCAGTGCCGAGCCCATTAAAATGCCCGATAATGCCAGTGGCAGTGTGCGTAACCGTGATGCTTTTACCCAACTTTTTGCTGTTGCCATACTTGATTTTGGATGCTAGATTCTGGATATTTGATACTGGATACTGGATACCCCGACGCTGCGGTCGGGATTTCGCTTCGCTCAACTCGTAACTAGCGTCTCGTATCTCGCGACTAATTATGGGAATTTTGGGTATTTTTTAAAGTCAGGTTTACGTTTTTCTAGAAAAGCATGTTTCCCTTCCTGTGCTTCCTCGGTGAGGTAGTACAACAATGTTGCGTTTCCGGCAAATTCCTGAATCCCGATCTGTCCGTCGAGTTCAGCGTTCAATCCCAATTTTAGCATGCGCAAGGCCAGCGGACTGTGTTCCTGCATTTTTTGTGCCCAGGCAACCACCTCGTCCTCCAGTTGGTCGAGCGGAACAACTTTGTTTACCAATCCCATTTCAAGCGCTTCGGCGGCCGAGTACTGGCGACACATAAACCAAATCTCGCGGGCTTTCTTTTGCCCAACAACACTTGCAAGATACGACGATCCTAATCCTGCATCGAAGCTACCCACTTTTGGGCCGGTCTGGCCAAAAATGGCATTTTCGCTGGCAATGCTGATATCGCAAACCACGTGCAATACGTGACCACCGCCAATGGCATAACCATTCACCATAGCAATTACAGGTTTGGGCATGCTGCGAATTTGTTTTTGCACCTCCAGGATGTTTAATCTTGGGATACCGTTCTCATCAATATAACCACCGGTACCTTTAACATTCTGGTCGCCACCCGAGCAAAAAGCCTTATCGCCGGCACCTGTCAGTACAATTACATTAATGCGGTTGTCTTCGCGGCAAAGGTGCAAAGCATCGCTAATGTTGTTTACCGTAGTTGGACGGAATGCGTTGCGCACCTGCTCGCGGTTGATGGTGATTTTGCCAATTCCATCGTAATAATCGAAAAAGATATCCTCGTATTCTTTAATGGTTTCCCATTGTCTTTTTGTACTCATTGTATGTTGTTTTTATTGTTTTACAAACTTAAAAAGGCCCCGGAATGTTTTTGTATTCACCTCAGCGTCGGTGAAAACTTCCAGGATTGCCGGTTTTTTTCTTGTTGGGGAATACAGATCTGCAAGCGAGTCTTTTAATTCCGACTCATTTTCAGCACTTAAATAATCCAGCCCGAATGTTTGGGAAATACCTTGTGCTTTAAATTTGTTTTCGGCAAAAAAATGCTGCTGGAAAGCGGGTGATTCGCCCGGCCCTTTTATCAGACCAAAGATGTTCCCTCCGCCATTATTGATTACGATGATCCGTAGATTTTCACCAAGGTAACTGTTCCAAAGCGCATTTGAATCGTAGAAAAACGACAAGTCGCCGATCAGCACCGTATTTATCTTTTCAGAGACAGATGAATAACCTACCGCAGTTGACATTGGTCCGTCGATTCCGCTGGTACCACGATTACTTAAAAAAGTAGTGTTTTTTGCCCAGTCAGAAATTAATGCGTATCGAACAGGTGAACTGTTTCCCAGGTGCACAACCGAATTTTCGGGAATTGCCTGGCCAACCTCTGCAATTACTTTCAGGTCAGAAAAAGGGCTTTCCAAAATATATTTGTCCCGAAGCTGATTGACTTCGTTTTCTTTGTTTTTCCATCGTTGCAAATATTCCTGTTCATTCTCGCTTACTTCAGGGAGTAATTGAGAGAAAAAGGTCATTGCTTTAGTTTGCAAAACCTCAGTCAGCGATTGGTAAGTATCGTAATGATCGTTGGCGGGTGATAAGTGCCAGTGTTGACTTGCTTTGTTTTTGCGCAAAAATTGTTTCAGAGCTTTCGAAACAAAATGCCCGCCAAAAGTAATCAGAATATCCGGTTGAAAATCAACAGGTAGGTCAGCTAAAATGGCTGCCATCAGCGTATCGATACTTTCGCAAAAACTTTCATCATTCAGGTTTGCCAAATGTTCTTTTAAAACAACGGCTCCGGTTTTTTTACTATACGCTGCAAGAAGTTTTTCCAGTTTCGAATCCGGATTTTGTTGTCCGGCCAGTATAAGTATTTTTTTTGCTGCATTCAATTCAGTAGCTAACTTTTTCAGGCTTGCGTCATCAATGTCTAAAACTGAACCTTTGGCATCAATTGCTTTTATGTTCGGTAATTTTTCGTTCAGTAAATCATGTAACGGTTCTTCCAGCGGAACATTAATATGCACAGGTGCAGGTTTTCCTGAAATTGCAGCGTTAAGGCACTCGTTTATTTCGCGGGCAGCTTGCCACAGCTCTGTCTCCGATTCTTCCAGAGGGAGGTTGTATTCCTTTTTTACGAAATTGGAATAAATCCCTTTCTGATTGATGCACTGGTTTTCGAGCTGATCGATCCAGTACTCCGGGCGATCGGCAGTGATAACGATCAGCGGAATATTTAAATAAAAAGCCTCGGCAATGGCAGGTGCGTAATTGAGTGTTGCTGTCCCCGAGCTGCAAACAATTGCAACAGGTTTATTCAGTGCCTGTGCCAAACCCATTGCAAAATAAGCCGCACTGCGTTCGTCAACCACGTTGCGGCAATTAAATAATCCGCCACCAACAAATGTGTGTATCATTGGCCCGTTTCGCGATCCGGGAGAAATAATCACGTCATTTATTCCCTTCTGATGAAGGAGTGCTGCCAGTTGTTGAACGTGTTTTTTAGTTGAGATCATTCTGTCGTATAGCTTCTATTGCCGATAACAAGGTTTTTGCTTTGTTGTTGGTCTCTTCCCATTCTTCTTCGGGAACCGACCGGGAAGTAATTCCGCCACCAGCATAAAGCATGTATTTCTGCGGAATAATTTCCATGCAGCGCAAATTTACAAATAATCTTACTGAATCTTTTAGCTGCCACGGACCAAGAAATCCGGCGTAGTAACGTCGGTTGTGTTTTTCGACGGTACTTATGAATTTATCGGCCTTCGATTTTGGGAAACCACAAACTGCCGGCGTTGGGTGCAACTCGGCAATAAAATCACCCAAACAGTCGTCCAGTTTCTTTTTGGCAAACAGAAAACTGGTAAACAGGTGCGCCACTTTTCCACTTTCAAGTGTTTCCGGGCCGCGTGTGGTATATCGGTGAATATCGAACCGATACAACAAATCAACCAGGTAGCGCGAAACAAAAGCTTGTTCTTCAATATCCTTCGTGCTCCAGCCGTATTCTGTTCCCGAAACACGGGGCTGCGTACCAGCCAGCGAAACGGTTTCCATCGTTTTGCCTTCCGATTTCAGCAGGATTTCGGGTGTAGCTCCCATCCACAAACCGGCTTTTGGCAGGTTTACCATATACACAAAAGCGTTTGGCGTTTGTTCGAATAACTGGGTGTACAATTTGCCCAATGATTCATCTTTTCGGTCAATCGGAATAATGCGCGAAACAATAGCTTTTGCCAGTTTCGTATTTTTTATGGTATTTACTGTTTGCTCAATATCGGAAAGATATTCTTCCTTTTCAATTATGTAGTGCGATGTGTAG
This genomic interval carries:
- a CDS encoding glycosyltransferase family 39 protein; its protein translation is MNKFLKKPGKYQLLLFLLVFIFATFFYIFKLGFSDLWSDEIYTKSMLNGSLSDFYAKFRNDLHPPLYYLGLRLFTSVFGTNVITLRLFSVLGILSTLLLGYFTGQRIFGKQGALYFCLLLISIPMLSTYSHQARMYTWATFTVTGVFMYSCLYLNTGKRRDLFFLFLFTVLAMYVHYYSLAAAFSANLFVFLYLFFTKNKKWRQHLISSLLAVALFLPWLFMFFVQINKVQHAFWAPEVSLAGIFSCITIPFTEQFWTTTYAYVLTILMYALIVITIFISFSKSLIDYRLALWLSLSIFFGTLFLVTLISLFSQPILSTRYVMAIVSMLVVAPTILLIRIKATWVKILLLIAIFMLNMRISASIFSFSYGPYKQTIEYVTTNYPEIKKMVHVTEVTAGPLIEYSKKTDLTHYWLKAEMSNVDAFTEVHQYSQPSQFLQPNEQFCAVRFNNLELNIKNLNRIISESELLKIDTISDNKFKNGIFIQLYLLKYEGE
- a CDS encoding DUF2200 domain-containing protein codes for the protein MKTTPEHNKKIAEMTFAAVYPHYVTKVEKKGRTKEELHQVIEWLTGFNEATLQKMIDEKVTFQTFFERANLNPNAELIKGVICGYRIEEIDNILTKQVRYLDKLVDELAKGRKMEKILREPK
- a CDS encoding ZIP family metal transporter yields the protein MEKLLEYNPILLALGATLFTWFITAAGASMVFFFKSINKKILNSMLGFAAGVMIAASFWSLLKPAIEMAEAQGDVPWKPAVIGFLAGGAFLLLIDKILPHLHMGLSIDKAEGIPTTWQRSILLVLAITLHNIPEGLAVGVAFGALANNPDMGILTGAVALAMGIGLQNFPEGAAVSIPLRREGLSRWKAFNYGQLSGIVEPMAGVLGAYLVLTIEPLLPYALSFAAGAMIFVVVEELIPESQRGNETDLSTIGAMLGFATMMLLDVALG
- a CDS encoding sigma-70 family RNA polymerase sigma factor produces the protein MSSRAHKIQFEELYQQYHPMVLQMCRGYMKGHKEPAKDLAQEVFINVWNALPNFKGISSHKTWIYRITVNSCLNYLRNKKDQADIPIETIEQKHTDDSQPLETEIAKLYAAIGRLAEIDRLIIMMVLNETDYDEIAQVMGLSSGNLRVRIHRIKKNLKNDLNNAN
- a CDS encoding AMP-binding protein, with product MELFPAHITIKGQSENIKELLQQKPNSEWEQSWLEFLEEWYNTNDYIEVQTSGSTGTPKTITLKKDFVAASALRTINFFDLQKGDRVLHCLHSRYIAGKLMTVRALIGKLDLQLVDPASDFTNFPDDKPIRFAAMVINQVTKYLALPQQNIKNLLIGGSAIPKPLEEQLQQISTLCYSSYAMTETATHIALRKLNGYDKTGSYQCLDDISVELDERDCIRILMPGLENGAIQTNDLGEIKDRNQFEVLGRIDNVIISGGIKFLPEQIEEKLVKEMPLPYAIGSVPDEHLGEKIILLIEGKADDEVKTTIATHCTKLLSKYERPKEIRFIEKLPRTANGKIDRKRLKSTE
- the menC gene encoding o-succinylbenzoate synthase codes for the protein MIKARYQKYELHFKQPAGTSRGVLKTRTVWYLFLEEKGVTGLGECAPLPGLSFETPEQVEEQLENICNNPEPFINNIGLLHDLPSLKFAMESALLDLKNGGKREPFPSAFTSGEAGIPINGLIWMNEIENMQDQIEDKLAAGFRCIKLKIGAKDFEQELKLLKAVRERIPSDEIILRVDANGAFNIDAAPDKLKRLAELQLHSIEQPISAGKWNEMAELCKTTPLPIALDEELIGINKREKKIKLLDTIQPQYLVLKPSLHGGISGCDEWIELADERSIGWWVTSYLESNIGLNAIAQWAFTKDSKMHQGLGTGQLFTNNIDSPLEIRGEQLWFNTTKSFEM
- a CDS encoding 1,4-dihydroxy-2-naphthoate polyprenyltransferase codes for the protein MATAKSWVKASRLRTLPLALSGILMGSALAAFWHGFNWLIFILAMLTATLIQVFSNFANDYGDFQKGTDNHQRLGPTRTMQGGEITIKEMKSGMFIVAGLSFLLGFILVFLGTWHHSPTAFFVYIGLGILALLAAYFYTAGKRSYGYIGLGDLFVFLFFGLLPVIGVFYLHNNTIETAVWLPAISMGLFSTGVLNLNNTRDIKNDKQSGKITIAVKLGPIKSRIYHTSLILLAWIALIIFTVQQQKTAWQWLFLLVLPVSIIDLVKIFHIKDSRQLDPFLKRLALQTLALTLLFSLGLILS
- the menB gene encoding 1,4-dihydroxy-2-naphthoyl-CoA synthase — translated: MSTKRQWETIKEYEDIFFDYYDGIGKITINREQVRNAFRPTTVNNISDALHLCREDNRINVIVLTGAGDKAFCSGGDQNVKGTGGYIDENGIPRLNILEVQKQIRSMPKPVIAMVNGYAIGGGHVLHVVCDISIASENAIFGQTGPKVGSFDAGLGSSYLASVVGQKKAREIWFMCRQYSAAEALEMGLVNKVVPLDQLEDEVVAWAQKMQEHSPLALRMLKLGLNAELDGQIGIQEFAGNATLLYYLTEEAQEGKHAFLEKRKPDFKKYPKFP
- the menD gene encoding 2-succinyl-5-enolpyruvyl-6-hydroxy-3-cyclohexene-1-carboxylic-acid synthase encodes the protein MISTKKHVQQLAALLHQKGINDVIISPGSRNGPMIHTFVGGGLFNCRNVVDERSAAYFAMGLAQALNKPVAIVCSSGTATLNYAPAIAEAFYLNIPLIVITADRPEYWIDQLENQCINQKGIYSNFVKKEYNLPLEESETELWQAAREINECLNAAISGKPAPVHINVPLEEPLHDLLNEKLPNIKAIDAKGSVLDIDDASLKKLATELNAAKKILILAGQQNPDSKLEKLLAAYSKKTGAVVLKEHLANLNDESFCESIDTLMAAILADLPVDFQPDILITFGGHFVSKALKQFLRKNKASQHWHLSPANDHYDTYQSLTEVLQTKAMTFFSQLLPEVSENEQEYLQRWKNKENEVNQLRDKYILESPFSDLKVIAEVGQAIPENSVVHLGNSSPVRYALISDWAKNTTFLSNRGTSGIDGPMSTAVGYSSVSEKINTVLIGDLSFFYDSNALWNSYLGENLRIIVINNGGGNIFGLIKGPGESPAFQQHFFAENKFKAQGISQTFGLDYLSAENESELKDSLADLYSPTRKKPAILEVFTDAEVNTKTFRGLFKFVKQ
- a CDS encoding chorismate-binding protein produces the protein MTDNERLIHLIDELVNKNCSFALWSVPGDKTLELLISCQEALIYPNEVSRLNGQEGFVFAPYHVSEETPLILLKPDIYKTGLKEILQLDMNDVKVCQKEEANYTSHYIIEKEEYLSDIEQTVNTIKNTKLAKAIVSRIIPIDRKDESLGKLYTQLFEQTPNAFVYMVNLPKAGLWMGATPEILLKSEGKTMETVSLAGTQPRVSGTEYGWSTKDIEEQAFVSRYLVDLLYRFDIHRYTTRGPETLESGKVAHLFTSFLFAKKKLDDCLGDFIAELHPTPAVCGFPKSKADKFISTVEKHNRRYYAGFLGPWQLKDSVRLFVNLRCMEIIPQKYMLYAGGGITSRSVPEEEWEETNNKAKTLLSAIEAIRQNDLN